A window of the Cystobacter fuscus genome harbors these coding sequences:
- a CDS encoding DUF1761 domain-containing protein, with translation MLDSMTRINWLAVLAATFAATMLGGVWFTVLFGKAYASILGRAHDPKAKPAPLFILGPLVCSLLTIITSALLMKALDLSSVGDAMAFGGVIGLGYLVATMANTAINPNMPRPLMYSLVSGPYFFLMSIISSLILVAMP, from the coding sequence ATGCTCGACTCAATGACACGCATCAATTGGCTTGCCGTTCTGGCGGCGACCTTCGCGGCCACCATGCTTGGTGGAGTGTGGTTCACCGTGCTGTTCGGCAAGGCCTATGCCTCCATCCTCGGCCGGGCGCATGATCCGAAGGCGAAGCCCGCCCCCCTCTTCATCCTGGGGCCGCTCGTCTGCTCGCTGCTCACGATCATCACCAGCGCCCTCCTGATGAAGGCCCTGGACCTCTCCTCCGTCGGTGACGCCATGGCCTTCGGGGGGGTGATCGGCCTGGGCTATCTCGTCGCGACCATGGCGAACACCGCCATCAACCCCAACATGCCCCGTCCGCTCATGTACAGCCTGGTCAGCGGACCCTATTTCTTCCTCATGAGCATCATCTCCAGCCTCATCCTCGTGGCGATGCCGTAG
- a CDS encoding MFS transporter translates to MSSDRRPWLAVMVAALGYFVDMFDLVMFSILRIPSLRGIGVTDPEELARLGKHLLDMQLIGMLLGGFAFGAAGDRFGRTRTLYASIALYSSANLLNAFVTNVEAYAVLRALAGFGLAGELGAGITLVGELLPTRLRGVGTTLVATVGLLGAVVAGATAELLGWKACYVLGGVLGFVLLAMRLGVAESGLFEQMARGTAPRGNPLGLLWPSERLMRFGCIVLSAMPIWFATGVLFVFAPELGRAMGLSEAIQPGRVIGFAYGGVVVGNFSSGWLSQVLRSRKRAIGAFLVALAVSMLVFLEVAPLGAMPFYAMIFVVGAATGYWSVFVTTASELFGTNLRATAATSAPNVVRGLAVPITSLWFALKPTLGVIPATRMLALGCCAIGLVCTLMLRETFHRDLDFTES, encoded by the coding sequence ATGTCCTCCGACCGTCGCCCCTGGCTGGCCGTGATGGTGGCCGCGCTTGGCTACTTCGTCGACATGTTCGACCTCGTCATGTTCTCGATCCTGCGCATCCCCTCGCTGCGCGGCATCGGCGTGACGGACCCCGAGGAGCTGGCCCGGCTCGGCAAGCACCTGCTGGACATGCAGCTCATCGGCATGCTGCTCGGGGGCTTCGCCTTCGGGGCCGCGGGAGATCGCTTCGGCCGGACGCGCACCCTCTACGCCTCCATCGCGCTCTACTCGAGCGCGAACCTGCTCAACGCCTTCGTCACCAACGTGGAGGCGTACGCCGTGCTGCGGGCCCTGGCGGGCTTCGGGCTCGCGGGAGAGCTCGGCGCGGGCATCACCCTGGTGGGCGAGCTGCTCCCCACCCGGCTGCGCGGCGTGGGCACCACCCTCGTCGCCACCGTGGGGCTGCTGGGCGCCGTGGTGGCGGGCGCCACCGCCGAGCTGCTGGGCTGGAAGGCCTGCTATGTGCTCGGCGGGGTGCTCGGCTTCGTGCTGCTCGCCATGCGCCTGGGCGTGGCCGAGAGCGGCCTGTTCGAGCAGATGGCCCGGGGCACCGCGCCCCGAGGCAATCCGCTGGGGCTGCTCTGGCCCTCGGAGCGGCTGATGCGCTTCGGCTGCATCGTGCTGAGCGCCATGCCCATCTGGTTCGCCACCGGCGTGCTCTTCGTGTTCGCGCCCGAGCTGGGCAGGGCCATGGGCCTGTCCGAGGCCATCCAGCCCGGCCGCGTCATCGGCTTCGCCTACGGCGGCGTGGTGGTGGGCAACTTCTCGAGCGGCTGGCTCAGCCAGGTGTTGCGCAGCCGCAAGCGGGCCATCGGGGCCTTCCTCGTCGCGCTCGCCGTCTCCATGCTCGTGTTCCTCGAGGTGGCCCCGCTCGGCGCCATGCCGTTCTACGCGATGATTTTCGTGGTGGGCGCGGCCACCGGCTACTGGTCCGTCTTCGTCACCACGGCGAGCGAGCTGTTCGGGACGAACCTGCGCGCCACCGCCGCCACGAGCGCGCCCAACGTGGTGCGGGGCCTGGCCGTCCCCATCACCTCGCTCTGGTTCGCCCTCAAGCCCACGCTCGGAGTGATCCCCGCCACGCGCATGCTGGCCCTGGGCTGCTGCGCCATCGGGCTGGTGTGCACCCTCATGCTGCGCGAGACGTTCCACCGGGATCTCGACTTCACCGAGTCCTGA
- a CDS encoding helix-turn-helix transcriptional regulator: MVQTSARLLKVLSLLQSQRFWAGGDLASQLGVTERSVRRDVDRLRTLGYPVHATAGVGGGYQLGAGKELPPLPLEDDEAVAVAVGLRAAAVGPVTGLEEAAVRALSKLEQVLPKRLRRRVNALQAVSVRLGDAAGPTVDAGTLAVLANTCRDELQLRFDYGNREGEASERHVEPYRLVHTRFRWYLLAYDLGKEDWRTFRVDRIGPNLRPGRAFKPRPLPAGDVAAYVSQRVSTDVYRFRARATVHAPAQTVSAKLSGIAFRVEEQESGRCLVHTGAETLEAVAWLLGSMGFDFEVHEPPELIDHLRRMSERLGRAAGRAPPAQASSR, encoded by the coding sequence ATGGTTCAGACGTCCGCCCGACTGCTCAAGGTGCTGTCCCTGTTGCAGTCCCAGCGCTTCTGGGCGGGCGGGGACCTGGCGAGCCAGCTCGGGGTCACCGAGCGCAGTGTCCGCCGGGACGTGGACCGGCTGAGGACGCTGGGCTACCCGGTACATGCGACGGCGGGAGTGGGGGGCGGCTATCAGCTCGGCGCGGGAAAGGAACTGCCTCCATTGCCGCTCGAGGACGATGAGGCCGTGGCCGTCGCGGTGGGACTGCGCGCCGCGGCGGTCGGTCCGGTGACGGGACTGGAGGAGGCGGCGGTGCGGGCCCTGAGCAAGCTCGAGCAGGTGCTGCCCAAGCGCCTGCGCCGCCGGGTGAACGCGCTGCAGGCGGTGAGCGTGCGGCTTGGAGACGCGGCGGGGCCCACGGTGGACGCCGGGACGCTGGCAGTGCTCGCGAACACCTGCCGCGACGAACTCCAGTTGCGCTTCGACTATGGCAACCGGGAGGGCGAGGCGAGCGAGCGCCACGTGGAGCCCTACCGCCTCGTCCACACCCGCTTCCGCTGGTACCTGCTGGCGTATGACCTTGGGAAGGAGGACTGGCGCACGTTCCGCGTCGACCGCATCGGCCCGAATCTCAGGCCGGGACGCGCCTTCAAGCCCCGGCCCCTGCCCGCCGGGGACGTGGCGGCCTACGTCTCGCAGCGTGTCTCGACGGACGTCTACCGCTTCCGCGCGCGGGCGACGGTGCACGCCCCGGCGCAGACGGTCTCCGCGAAGCTGTCCGGCATCGCCTTCCGTGTCGAGGAACAGGAGTCCGGACGGTGCCTCGTGCACACGGGGGCGGAGACCTTGGAGGCGGTAGCGTGGCTGCTCGGCTCCATGGGTTTCGACTTCGAGGTCCACGAGCCGCCGGAGCTCATCGACCACCTGCGGCGCATGTCCGAGCGCCTGGGCCGGGCGGCGGGCCGCGCGCCACCAGCTCAGGCCAGCTCTCGTTGA
- a CDS encoding TIM-barrel domain-containing protein, with the protein MFASHRRRARLLATTLLSTVAGVGLSALPAHAALGSVTSASLSGDTLTLTVGGDKLLVQALRPDIVKVDYHPGGVADPPTAVIDPAKTWATGNITSADTASNPIVVTTAQLTVKISRNPARLSVFDATGALVLSEQVAEGVYEDGVKFHHGSGQAFYGITGNPVPWAEKDPKQNLAEGMQRNDGGRVNANMQGDGGAPLAFTSRYGLLVDSIDGDFAITDTTLEFSGVSTRNIAYYVLVGPPRQVMAGVAEISGKPALSPKWALGFNNSEWGTSQTEVTSIVQGYRDRKIPLDAFTLDFDFKAWGEDDYGEFRWNSTSASGNVHPNKFPSGAAGTFARDMAARGVMLMGIMKPRVIVGKAGGGTTAQGQWARTNNCFYPGLADYNEYFSGRPANDVDFSKQTCRDWYWQHSRTLFDAGIAGWWNDEADEANGTIFNSLQHFNMQRSLYDGQRAYSDRRVFSLNRNFYLGAQRYGYGMWSGDIESGFGNMADQRTRMLTSINIGESKWGMDIGGFFGDPSSENYARWMQFGAFVPIYRAHGVDGKQRQPWVYGATAESAAKRAIELRSRLMPYLYAHERINYETGIGLVRPLFYDYPTDPNAANLTSEWMFGESLLVAPVVEPGAASKQVYLPAGTWTDYTRGSVYTGPLTFNYPVNASTWQDIPLFVKAGAILPTQEVLQYVSEKPVKQIDLDVFPTTARSEFTLYDDDGLTRAYENGVFFKQRITAQRTSTSVTVETQAKTGSFSPALTHYIVKVNATAGTAARINGTAPTRYGDLAALKAATGEGWTTGVDVYGPYTAVRIAAGVARTVVVDGTPSTPPPPPLTSVLEAEDAVLSSGAIVQNDHPGYSGRGFVAGYWNSGAATTFTAQASTAGTYSTTLKYSNANGSARTLTLEVNGVRTQLTLPATADWNTWSTYTTRIPLNAGTNTLALVYAPGDSAHVNLDSLTLSPLPTIVLEAEDAVLSSGAIALNDHTGYSGRGFVAGYWNSGATTTFTAQASTAGTYSATLKYSNANGSARTLTLEVNGVRTQLTLPATADWDTWSTHTARIPLNAGTNTLAFVYAPGDSAHVNLDSLTLSP; encoded by the coding sequence ATGTTCGCGTCTCACCGCCGCCGAGCGAGGTTGCTCGCGACCACGTTGCTCTCCACGGTGGCCGGGGTCGGCCTGTCGGCCCTGCCCGCTCACGCCGCCCTCGGGTCCGTCACCAGTGCCTCCCTCTCGGGTGACACCCTCACCCTCACCGTCGGCGGCGACAAGCTCCTTGTCCAGGCCCTGCGCCCGGACATCGTCAAGGTGGACTACCACCCCGGTGGCGTCGCCGATCCCCCCACCGCCGTCATCGATCCCGCCAAGACGTGGGCCACGGGCAACATCACCTCCGCCGACACGGCGTCCAATCCCATCGTGGTCACCACGGCGCAGCTGACCGTGAAGATCAGCCGGAATCCCGCCCGCCTCTCCGTCTTCGACGCCACGGGAGCGCTGGTGCTGAGCGAGCAGGTCGCCGAGGGCGTGTATGAGGACGGGGTGAAGTTCCACCATGGGTCCGGACAGGCGTTCTACGGCATCACCGGCAACCCGGTGCCCTGGGCCGAGAAGGATCCCAAGCAGAACCTCGCCGAGGGCATGCAGCGCAACGACGGCGGCCGGGTCAACGCCAACATGCAGGGGGACGGTGGAGCTCCGCTCGCCTTCACCAGCCGTTATGGATTGCTGGTGGACTCCATCGATGGAGACTTCGCCATCACCGACACCACGCTGGAGTTCAGTGGCGTGTCGACTCGCAACATCGCGTACTACGTCCTGGTCGGTCCGCCCCGGCAGGTGATGGCGGGCGTCGCGGAGATCTCCGGCAAGCCCGCCCTGTCACCCAAGTGGGCCCTGGGATTCAACAACAGCGAGTGGGGAACCTCGCAGACGGAGGTCACCTCGATCGTCCAGGGCTACCGGGATCGGAAGATCCCCCTGGATGCCTTCACGCTGGATTTCGACTTCAAGGCATGGGGCGAGGATGACTACGGCGAGTTCCGGTGGAATTCGACCTCCGCCAGCGGCAACGTGCACCCGAACAAGTTCCCCAGCGGGGCGGCCGGGACGTTCGCCCGGGACATGGCGGCCAGGGGCGTCATGTTGATGGGGATCATGAAGCCCCGGGTGATCGTCGGGAAGGCGGGCGGAGGCACCACGGCGCAGGGACAGTGGGCGCGCACCAACAACTGCTTCTACCCGGGCCTGGCCGATTACAACGAGTACTTCTCCGGCCGACCCGCCAATGACGTCGACTTCTCCAAGCAGACGTGCCGTGACTGGTATTGGCAGCACTCCCGGACGCTGTTCGACGCGGGCATCGCGGGCTGGTGGAACGACGAGGCCGACGAGGCGAACGGGACGATCTTCAACAGCCTCCAGCACTTCAACATGCAGCGGTCGCTGTATGACGGGCAGCGGGCGTACTCGGACCGGCGGGTGTTCTCGCTCAACCGCAACTTCTACCTCGGCGCCCAGCGCTACGGCTACGGCATGTGGTCCGGCGACATCGAATCCGGGTTCGGCAACATGGCCGATCAGCGCACCCGCATGCTCACCAGCATCAACATTGGCGAGAGCAAATGGGGCATGGACATCGGCGGCTTCTTCGGGGATCCGTCCTCGGAGAACTACGCGCGTTGGATGCAGTTCGGCGCGTTCGTGCCCATCTACCGGGCCCATGGCGTGGATGGCAAGCAGCGCCAACCGTGGGTCTACGGGGCCACCGCGGAGAGCGCGGCCAAGCGCGCGATCGAGCTGCGCAGCCGGTTGATGCCCTACCTGTATGCCCATGAGCGGATCAATTACGAGACGGGTATCGGTCTGGTGCGGCCCCTGTTCTACGACTACCCCACGGATCCGAACGCCGCGAACCTCACCAGCGAGTGGATGTTCGGCGAGTCGCTGCTCGTGGCGCCCGTCGTCGAGCCGGGGGCGGCCAGCAAGCAGGTGTACCTGCCCGCGGGCACCTGGACCGACTACACCCGTGGCTCCGTCTACACGGGCCCCCTCACCTTCAACTACCCGGTCAACGCGTCCACCTGGCAGGACATCCCGCTGTTCGTCAAGGCGGGTGCCATCCTCCCGACCCAGGAGGTGCTGCAGTACGTGAGCGAGAAGCCCGTCAAGCAGATCGACCTCGATGTCTTCCCCACCACGGCCCGGAGCGAGTTCACCCTCTACGACGACGACGGCCTGACCCGGGCCTATGAGAACGGAGTCTTCTTCAAGCAACGCATCACCGCGCAGCGCACGAGCACCTCCGTCACCGTGGAGACCCAGGCGAAGACCGGCAGCTTCAGCCCGGCGCTCACCCACTACATCGTGAAGGTCAACGCCACGGCGGGCACGGCGGCGCGGATCAACGGGACCGCCCCCACCCGCTACGGAGACCTCGCGGCGCTCAAGGCCGCCACGGGCGAGGGGTGGACGACGGGTGTCGATGTCTACGGTCCGTACACCGCGGTGCGCATCGCGGCTGGGGTGGCGCGGACGGTCGTGGTCGACGGCACCCCGAGCACTCCCCCTCCTCCCCCCCTGACGAGCGTGCTCGAAGCGGAGGACGCGGTGCTGTCCTCGGGCGCGATCGTCCAGAACGACCACCCGGGCTACTCCGGGCGCGGGTTCGTCGCCGGGTACTGGAACTCCGGCGCGGCCACCACGTTCACCGCGCAGGCCAGCACGGCGGGCACCTACTCCACGACCCTGAAGTACAGCAACGCCAACGGCTCGGCCAGGACGCTCACCCTGGAGGTGAATGGCGTGCGCACCCAGCTCACCCTGCCCGCGACGGCGGACTGGAACACCTGGTCGACCTACACCACGCGAATCCCGCTGAACGCGGGCACCAATACCCTCGCCCTCGTCTACGCCCCGGGAGACTCGGCCCACGTCAACCTCGACTCCCTGACACTCTCACCCCTCCCGACGATTGTGCTCGAAGCGGAGGACGCGGTGCTGTCCTCGGGCGCGATCGCCCTGAACGACCACACGGGCTACTCCGGACGCGGGTTCGTCGCCGGGTACTGGAACTCCGGCGCGACCACCACGTTCACCGCGCAGGCCAGCACGGCGGGCACCTACTCCGCGACCCTGAAGTATAGCAACGCCAACGGCTCGGCCAGGACGCTCACCCTGGAGGTGAATGGCGTGCGCACCCAGCTCACCCTGCCCGCGACGGCGGATTGGGACACCTGGTCGACCCACACCGCGCGAATCCCGCTGAACGCGGGCACCAATACCCTCGCCTTCGTCTACGCCCCGGGAGACTCGGCCCACGTCAACCTCGACTCCCTGACACTCTCACCGTAG
- a CDS encoding LysR family transcriptional regulator — MMISPADMVLFAAVVREGSFTRAARQLGITKQTASERIGKLEEQLGVRLLERTTRRLRMTESGTTYYDRCAAIAAQIDEANSEVQRRQAEPVGLLRVASPMLYGRRYLAPVVADFLSRHPKASVELVLADRRVDLIEEGLDLAIRIGTIDDSSLVARKLGEGPLYFVASPGYLSKHGMPSAKALRSARCIGFSPFETWEAENVKTRIDPVLTVNDLEVACEAAIAGVGIARVPELLCREAVRDGRLKILFGPRPAMLRTIYAVYPSRLNLPSKVRLFVDALATLTEPVSPPLGLPRGGARRRHR, encoded by the coding sequence ATGATGATCTCGCCAGCCGACATGGTCCTGTTCGCGGCGGTCGTGCGTGAAGGCAGCTTCACGCGAGCGGCGCGCCAGCTCGGCATCACCAAGCAGACGGCCAGCGAGCGGATCGGCAAGTTGGAGGAGCAGCTCGGGGTGCGGTTGCTCGAGCGAACGACGCGACGTCTGCGGATGACCGAGTCGGGAACCACCTATTACGATCGGTGCGCCGCGATCGCCGCGCAGATCGACGAGGCCAACAGCGAGGTGCAGCGGCGGCAGGCGGAGCCCGTGGGTCTGCTGCGGGTGGCCTCGCCGATGCTCTACGGCCGCCGCTACCTGGCGCCAGTGGTCGCGGACTTCCTCTCCCGCCATCCCAAGGCGAGCGTGGAGCTGGTGCTCGCCGACCGCCGCGTCGACCTCATCGAGGAGGGGCTGGATCTCGCGATTCGCATCGGGACGATCGATGACTCGTCCCTGGTGGCGCGAAAGCTCGGGGAGGGTCCCCTCTACTTCGTGGCGAGTCCCGGGTACCTCTCGAAACACGGGATGCCGAGCGCGAAGGCGCTTCGCTCCGCGCGATGCATTGGCTTCAGCCCGTTCGAGACCTGGGAGGCCGAGAACGTGAAGACGCGGATCGATCCGGTGCTGACGGTGAACGACCTCGAAGTGGCGTGCGAGGCGGCGATCGCCGGTGTCGGCATCGCGCGGGTTCCAGAGCTCCTCTGCCGGGAGGCGGTTCGAGACGGACGGTTGAAGATCCTCTTCGGACCCAGGCCGGCGATGCTGCGGACCATCTATGCCGTCTACCCGAGCCGGTTGAATCTCCCGTCGAAGGTCCGCCTGTTCGTGGACGCGCTGGCGACGCTGACCGAGCCGGTATCTCCGCCGCTGGGACTTCCCCGCGGCGGAGCCAGGCGCAGGCACCGGTAG
- a CDS encoding OmpA family protein, producing the protein MRMHWCVVLLVPLAGCVSQKAFDSKSKEALTLKQQYDEQQEQRKALEQQLGESRAAAEKAQKENAELESSLSNSDAERRALRKRVDELSELNQELSRSTEKLAAAKEALEKKSGEYESLAKSLKEEIKTGKIELSELKGRMVVKMKDKILFSSGSTKLNKEGQDALAKVAQALKDVQGKIIRVEGHTDNVPVPTDTKTEFDSNWELSTTRALVVVKLLQEQGVPPTVLSALGYGEYQPIASNQTVEGRSLNRRIEIVLAPAEQAPSAVVAASVKKAPAPAPAPAVKPASGTKPAAKKK; encoded by the coding sequence ATGCGCATGCATTGGTGTGTCGTCCTGCTGGTTCCGTTGGCCGGGTGCGTCTCGCAGAAGGCGTTCGACTCGAAGTCGAAGGAGGCGCTCACCCTCAAGCAGCAGTACGACGAGCAACAGGAGCAGAGGAAGGCGCTGGAGCAGCAGCTTGGCGAGAGCCGCGCCGCGGCCGAGAAGGCCCAGAAGGAGAACGCGGAGCTGGAGTCCTCGCTCTCCAACAGTGACGCCGAGCGCCGCGCGCTGCGCAAGCGCGTGGACGAACTGTCGGAGCTCAACCAGGAACTGTCCCGCAGCACCGAGAAGCTCGCCGCGGCGAAGGAGGCACTCGAGAAGAAGTCCGGCGAGTACGAGAGCCTCGCCAAGAGCCTCAAGGAGGAGATCAAGACCGGGAAGATCGAGCTGTCCGAGCTGAAGGGCCGGATGGTGGTGAAGATGAAGGACAAGATCCTCTTCTCCTCCGGCAGCACGAAGCTCAACAAGGAGGGCCAGGATGCGCTGGCGAAGGTGGCGCAGGCCCTCAAGGACGTGCAGGGGAAGATCATCCGGGTCGAGGGCCACACGGACAACGTTCCGGTGCCGACGGACACGAAGACAGAGTTCGACTCGAACTGGGAGCTGTCCACCACGCGCGCGCTCGTGGTCGTGAAGCTGCTGCAGGAGCAGGGCGTGCCGCCCACGGTGCTCTCCGCGTTGGGCTATGGCGAATACCAGCCCATTGCCTCCAACCAGACGGTGGAGGGGCGGAGCCTGAACCGGCGCATCGAGATCGTTCTCGCGCCGGCCGAGCAGGCTCCGTCCGCGGTGGTGGCTGCCTCGGTGAAGAAGGCCCCGGCGCCGGCTCCGGCTCCCGCGGTGAAGCCGGCCTCCGGCACCAAACCCGCCGCGAAGAAGAAGTAG
- a CDS encoding glutathione S-transferase family protein → MKLYFAPRTRATRARWLLEELEVPYELVKLDVAKQETTTPAHLALHPLGEVPVLVDGATVLFESLAICLHLADRFPEKKLAPPPGSADRGAYLQWIVFAEVTLDPLVVEHYWNTQQPEEKKADLSRQHARLNDVLEVLDVRLDGREFIAGDSFTAADVVLASILHLAHTLKLLDGYPKLFEYTLRQAKRPATRRAVSG, encoded by the coding sequence ATGAAGCTCTACTTCGCCCCGCGAACCCGAGCGACCCGCGCCCGCTGGCTGCTCGAGGAACTCGAAGTGCCGTACGAGCTGGTGAAGCTCGACGTCGCGAAACAAGAGACCACGACCCCGGCCCACCTGGCGTTGCACCCCCTCGGCGAGGTCCCGGTGCTGGTGGATGGCGCCACCGTGCTCTTCGAATCGCTGGCGATCTGCCTCCATCTGGCCGACCGCTTTCCCGAGAAGAAGCTGGCGCCGCCCCCAGGCTCGGCCGATCGAGGCGCCTATCTCCAGTGGATCGTCTTCGCCGAGGTGACGCTCGATCCGTTGGTCGTCGAGCACTACTGGAACACTCAGCAGCCCGAGGAGAAGAAGGCGGACCTCTCACGGCAACACGCACGCCTGAACGACGTGCTCGAGGTGCTCGACGTCCGGCTCGACGGCCGTGAGTTCATCGCGGGCGACTCGTTCACCGCCGCCGACGTGGTCCTGGCGTCGATCCTCCACCTGGCGCACACGTTGAAGCTGCTCGATGGGTACCCGAAGCTGTTCGAGTACACGCTCCGTCAGGCGAAACGCCCCGCCACGCGACGCGCGGTCTCGGGGTGA
- a CDS encoding LytR/AlgR family response regulator transcription factor, producing MAFSVEALKQRGDILGESPTALAPIRVLLVDPERATRQALGLRLAADPEVELVGQCARGPEALRLLRQHPMDVVFLDVELSGMDGFQVLREAGSERTGAIIFVTAAATHALKAFEVHALDYLLKPIQDERFTRVLARAKEHVRGERIQVLARQLVGLLGMTPGAAPSAPSLVPPPSAPHYLEQLVLKEVGRVAFLPVGEVDWMEAEDCYVQVHAEGRTHLLRQSLRELEGRLDPHQFVRIHRSTIVNVHRVREMRPLFHGEYQVILRDGTCLKLSRSYRQRVDVLLGRARSRA from the coding sequence GTGGCTTTTTCCGTGGAGGCACTGAAACAGCGTGGCGACATCCTGGGGGAGTCACCCACGGCTCTCGCGCCCATCCGGGTCCTGCTGGTGGATCCGGAGCGTGCGACCCGCCAGGCACTGGGGCTGCGGCTGGCCGCGGATCCCGAGGTGGAGCTGGTGGGCCAGTGTGCCAGGGGTCCCGAGGCGCTCCGGCTCCTGCGCCAACACCCCATGGATGTCGTCTTCCTCGATGTGGAGCTGTCGGGCATGGATGGCTTCCAGGTGCTGCGGGAAGCGGGTTCCGAGCGCACGGGGGCCATCATCTTCGTCACCGCGGCCGCCACCCATGCCCTCAAGGCCTTCGAGGTGCATGCGCTCGATTATCTCCTCAAACCCATCCAGGACGAGCGCTTCACCCGGGTGCTGGCCCGCGCCAAGGAGCACGTCCGGGGCGAGCGGATCCAGGTGCTGGCGCGCCAGCTCGTGGGACTCCTGGGCATGACCCCTGGGGCGGCGCCCTCCGCCCCCTCCCTGGTGCCACCGCCCTCCGCGCCGCACTATCTGGAGCAACTGGTGCTCAAGGAGGTTGGCCGGGTGGCCTTCCTTCCCGTGGGCGAGGTGGACTGGATGGAGGCCGAGGACTGCTACGTCCAGGTGCACGCGGAGGGACGGACGCACCTGCTCCGCCAGTCCCTCCGGGAGCTGGAGGGGCGGTTGGATCCCCACCAGTTCGTGCGCATCCACCGCTCGACCATCGTCAACGTCCACCGGGTGCGGGAGATGCGCCCCCTCTTCCACGGCGAGTACCAGGTCATCCTGCGGGATGGCACGTGCCTCAAGCTCAGCAGGAGCTACCGCCAACGGGTGGATGTCCTGCTGGGCCGTGCTCGGAGTCGCGCGTGA